One Rosa chinensis cultivar Old Blush chromosome 5, RchiOBHm-V2, whole genome shotgun sequence genomic region harbors:
- the LOC112203762 gene encoding receptor like protein 22 — MKTVANGVVSHVKGVTGHVSGLNLSYGGLQGILHSNSSLFSLGHLKMLDLSFNDFMGSSIFKFGGFVSMTHLHLTDSHFTGKIPSEISQLSKLVSLELSSYSSRPYEKTTIDMLTMKGIAQNLTSLRVLSLQFVDMSSVVPDSFLNLSSSLTSLWLSFCNLRGKFPETVFHLPNLEELKLFGNTNLTGYTPKSNWSSPLNYLGLSETKISIDLHFLTSSLKSLRYLYLQKCNFAGSRLHLELSDNLTQLMSLDLSGNSFGGQIPWSLLNLEHLHYLDLSSNIFVGLPEIHGNSTKASSTLHDSSKKQLVGGSIPMGLTFLSLYNNLLSGTIPSLVYSLPSLEYLHLGNNEFTGNIKDFQSLSLSYLYLNNNKLHGMIPSSIYGLVKLSDLYIASNNLSGVVKFEKFQNLQSLIHLDLSYNRLTVSFQNFSNYTLPKLSSLHMSGCKITQFPHFLRTSTQLRSLDLSNNQIQGNVPTWVLDVGRNSLSYFNLSHNFLTGTIEQFLWKNIEVVDLSSNLLEGKLPIPSPSTNFFFMWNNQLTGALPSSICNLTSVEVIDLSNNGLSDRIPQCIGNFSQDLSVLDLHMNQFRGKIPSIFPKGNILRNLNIHGNQLEGTLPQSLVNCRKMEVLDLGDNKINDTFPNWLESLPELQVLILRSNRLYGPIGSPETSFPFRKLRIIDLSFNQFGGPLPTKYFQKLVAMKSVQDDELKYMGELYYTDKVTVVMKGLYFELIKIQTMFTTIDFSNNVFTGKIPAVIGELKSLKGLNFSSNKLKGPIPSAFCNLTNMEWLDISSNMLSGEIPWQLADLTSLAKLNLSGNQLVGPIPSGNQFDTFENDSYSGNSGLCGYPLSKTCINDEAPQPPLFDQQDGDLNGFDWKIVWMGYGCGMVIGLSVGYIVLSVGKVDRRVRVMGREIRSRIVRRAKKASVGTRKW; from the coding sequence ATGAAGACTGTTGCAAATGGAGTGGTGTCACATGTGAAAGGGGTCACTGGTCACGTGAGCGGCCTCAACCTTAGTTATGGTGGGCTTCAAGGAATACTTCACTCCAACAGCAGCTTATTCTCTCTTGGCCATCTCAAGATGCTAGACCTATCTTTCAATGATTTCATGGGTTCTTCCATTTTCAAGTTTGGTGGATTTGTAAGTATGACACACCTCCACCTCACTGATTCCCACTTCACAGGCAAAATCCCTTCCGAAATCTCCCAGCTTTCCAAACTTGTTTCACTTGAGCTCTCCTCATACTCTTCTAGGCCCTATGAAAAAACAACAATAGACATGCTTACCATGAAAGGAATTGCTCAGAACCTCACCAGCCTTAGAGTGCTTTCTCTCCAGTTTGTCGACATGTCTTCAGTTGTACCTGATTCCTTCCTGAATTTGTCTTCTTCCTTGACTTCGCTTTGGCTCTCATTTTGTAACTTGCGTGGTAAGTTCCCAGAGACTGTTTTCCACCTACCCAACCTTGAAGAACTTAAATTGTTTGGAAACACTAATCTCACAGGTTATACCCCCAAATCTAATTGGAGTAGTCCACTGAACTACTTGGGGCTCTCTGAGACTAAAATCTCAATAGATCTGCATTTCTTGACAAGTAGTTTGAAATCTTTGAGGTATTTGTATCTTCAGAAGTGCAATTTCGCAGGATCGCGCTTGCATCTTGAATTGTCTGATAACCTCACACAACTCATGTCTCTGGATCTCTCTGGGAATAGTTTTGGTGGCCAGATACCATGGTCACTTTTAAACCTTGAGCATCTCCATTACTTGGATCTTTCCAGCAACATATTTGTGGGACTTCCAGAAATTCATGGTAATTCCACAAAAGCATCTTCAACTTTACATGATTCTTCAAAGAAACAACTTGTTGGTGGTTCTATTCCTATGGGTTTGACCTTTCTCAGTTTGTATAACAACTTGCTTAGCGGAACAATACCATCTTTGGTATATTCTTTGCCATCTTTGGAATATTTGCACCTCGGCAACAACGAATTCACTGGTAATATCAAAGATTTCCAATCTCTTTCCTTGTCATATCTTTATTTAAATAATAACAAGCTGCATGGCATGATTCCGAGTTCGATCTATGGACTTGTGAAACTTAGCGATCTTTATATAGCCTCAAACAATTTGAGTGGCGTTGTGAAGTTTGAAAAGTTTCAAAATCTCCAAAGTCTCATCCATCTTGATCTTTCCTACAATCGTCTAACGGTGAGTTTTCAGAACTTCAGTAATTATACGTTGCCCAAACTTTCATCACTGCACATGTCTGGTTGCAAAATAACTCAGTTTCCACACTTCCTGAGAACCTCAACCCAATTAAGATCCCTAGATCTTTCCAATAACCAGATTCAAGGCAACGTTCCAACATGGGTGTTGGACGTGGGGAGAAATTCATTGTCATACTTCAATCTTTCTCACAATTTCTTGACGGGTACTATAGAAcaatttctgtggaagaacATAGAAGTTGTTGATCTTAGTTCCAATTTGTTGGAAGGAAAACTTCCTATCCCATCACCTTCAACAAACTTCTTTTTCATGTGGAACAATCAATTGACTGGAGCATTGCCATCCTCCATTTGCAACCTGACTTCTGTCGAAGTAATTGATTTATCTAATAATGGCTTGAGCGACAGGATTCCTCAATGTATAGGGAATTTCAGTCAAGATCTCTCAGTTTTGGATTTGCATATGAATCAATTTCGTGGCAAGATCCCTTCAATATTCCCCAAGGGAAACATCTTGAGGAATCTTAACATTCATGGAAATCAGTTGGAAGGGACTCTGCCACAGTCTCTAGTCAATTGCAGAAAGATGGAAGTTCTAGACTTGGGAGACAACAAGATAAACGATACTTTTCCGAATTGGTTGGAGTCTCTTCCGGAGTTACAGGTTCTCATCTTGAGATCTAACAGACTGTATGGTCCAATTGGCAGTCCAGAAACAAGTTTTCCCTTCCGAAAGCTGCGAATCATTGACCTCTCCTTCAATCAGTTTGGTGGTCCTCTGCCAACAAAGTACTTTCAGAAATTGGTGGCTATGAAAAGCGTGCAAGATGATGAACTGAAATACATGGGAGAATTGTATTACACAGACAAAGTCACAGTGGTAATGAAAGGCTTGTATTTTGAGCTGATCAAAATACAAACCATGTTCACAACCATTGATTTTTCAAACAATGTTTTCACAGGGAAGATTCCGGCGGTGATCGGCGAGCTCAAATCATTGAAGGGGCTTAATTTCTCTAGTAACAAGCTTAAAGGTCCAATTCCATCCGCCTTCTGTAACTTGACTAATATGGAATGGCTGGACATCTCCTCAAACATGCTTTCTGGTGAGATTCCATGGCAACTAGCCGATTTGACGTCGCTTGCTAAGTTAAACCTATCTGGAAACCAGTTGGTTGGACCAATACCTAGTGGCAATCAGTTTGATACATTTGAAAATGATTCATACAGTGGAAATTCAGGCTTGTGTGGATATCCACTGTCTAAGACATGTATCAACGACGAAGCACCTCAACCACCATTGTTTGACCAGCAAGACGGTGATTTGAATGGATTTGATTGGAAAATAGTATGGATGGGTTATGGATGTGGAATGGTAATTGGATTGTCTGTGGGATATATTGTTCTTTCTGTTGGGAAAGTTGATCGGCGGGTAAGGGTCATGGGAAGAGAAATAAGAAGCAGAATCGTGAGAAGGGCCAAGAAGGCTAGTGTTGGAACTAGAAAGTGGTGA